From one Pseudopipra pipra isolate bDixPip1 chromosome 2, bDixPip1.hap1, whole genome shotgun sequence genomic stretch:
- the P2RY8 gene encoding P2Y purinoceptor 8, with translation MIKNGSHLDALTLAMLQNKTVSITLPVVYTVVALISIPGNLFSLWVLCWHIKPKTPSVIFMINLSITDLMLASCFPFQISYHFQSNHWSFGKTLCSLVTVMFYSNMYSSILTMTFISIERYMGVVYPMKLIKWRRKRYAFAACLAMWIFLLLALYPLESTDLTYEVKELGIITCFDVLKWDMLPNFEAWVVFLLTLFVVLFLIPFVVTVGCYIGIIRKLIQTSNRYGNKQKTRSIYLATIVLLVFITCFAPNNFILLAHMIIRLFYGSSLYPAYKLTLCLSCFNNCIDPFIYYFASKEFYQKFMQLFRPKVLLSDSLETRRESLFSGRTMSARSMSSGPMDGLEGVKVYLQRQESVF, from the coding sequence ATGATTAAAAACGGATCCCACCTGGATGCTTTGACGCTGGCAATGCTCCAGAATAAAACTGTCTCCATCACTCTCCCAGTTGTGTATACAGTGGTGGCTCTGATCAGCATCCCTGGCAACTTGTTCTCCCTTTGGGTGCTCTGCTGGCACATTAAACCCAAAACACCTTCTGTTATCTTCATGATCAACCTAAGCATCACGGATCTCATGCTGGccagctgctttcctttccaGATTTCTTATCACTTCCAAAGCAATCACTGGAGCTTTGGCAAGACTCTTTGCAGCCTTGTGACTGTGATGTTCTACTCCAACATGTATTCTTCCATACTGACCATGACCTTTATCAGCATTGAGCGGTACATGGGTGTGGTATACCCCATGAAGTTGATCaagtggagaagaaaaagatatGCCTTTGCTGCCTGTCTAGCTATGTGGATTTTCTTGCTACTAGCCTTGTACCCATTAGAAAGCACAGATCTGACCTATGAAGTGAAAGAATTGGGGATTATAACCTGTTTTGATGTCCTAAAATGGGATATGCTGCCCAACTTTGAAGCCTGGGTAGTCTTTCTCCTCACCCTATTTGTTGTCCTCTTCCTGATCCCGTTTGTTGTAACAGTTGGATGCTACATTGGCATCATTCGGAAGCTAATTCAGACATCGAACAGATATGGTAATAAGCAGAAGACTAGATCCATCTACCTGGCGACAATTGTCCTTCTGGTGTTCATCACTTGCTTTGCCCCCAACAACTTTATCCTACTTGCACATATGATCATCCGCCTATTTTATGGGAGCAGTTTGTACCCTGCCTACAAGCTCACCTTGTGCCTCAGTTGCTTCAACAACTGCATAGATCCCttcatttattattttgcaTCCAAAGAATTTTACCAGAAATTCATGCAATTGTTTCGCCCAAAGGTACTGCTCAGCGACAGCTTAGAAACCAGAAGGGAAAGTTTATTCTCTGGCAGGACCATGTCAGCCAGGTCAATGTCAAGTGGACCTATGGATGGGTTAGAGGGAGTAAAAGTCTATTTGCAAAGGCAGGAAAGTGTTTTTTAG